From the genome of Blautia pseudococcoides, one region includes:
- a CDS encoding class I SAM-dependent DNA methyltransferase → MSSYENFARVYDLFMDNIPYEEWCTYLTGLLRKYNIEDGLILELGCGTGNATRILSSSGYDMIAIDNSPDMLEIAMEKKAEDGQDILYLLQDMREFELYGTVRAVVSICDSMNYITEKEDLQEVFRLVNNYLDPKGIFIFDLNTPYKYREILGEQTIAEDREDASFIWDNYFDEEENINEYDLSLFIPEEHSGEILYRKYEEVHYQKAYTLEEIRHVIEASGMKFLTAYDAFTHDPVKEDSERIYILAQECGKE, encoded by the coding sequence ATGAGCTCCTACGAAAATTTTGCCCGCGTATACGACCTCTTCATGGACAACATCCCCTATGAAGAATGGTGCACATATCTCACCGGGCTTTTGAGAAAATATAACATAGAAGACGGCCTGATCCTGGAATTAGGCTGCGGCACCGGCAATGCCACCAGGATCCTGTCATCTTCCGGCTACGACATGATAGCCATAGACAATTCCCCGGACATGCTGGAGATCGCCATGGAGAAAAAAGCGGAAGACGGCCAGGACATCCTCTACCTTCTGCAAGACATGCGCGAATTCGAGCTTTACGGCACTGTGCGGGCAGTAGTCTCCATCTGTGACAGCATGAACTACATCACAGAAAAGGAAGACCTCCAGGAAGTGTTCCGTCTGGTCAATAATTACCTGGATCCAAAAGGCATTTTCATATTTGACCTGAACACCCCCTACAAATACAGGGAAATCCTGGGCGAACAGACCATAGCTGAGGACAGGGAGGATGCCAGCTTTATCTGGGACAATTATTTTGATGAGGAGGAGAACATCAACGAATACGACCTCTCCCTCTTCATCCCGGAGGAGCACAGCGGGGAGATCCTCTACCGCAAATACGAGGAAGTCCACTACCAGAAAGCTTACACCCTGGAGGAGATCAGACATGTCATAGAGGCATCCGGCATGAAATTCCTGACCGCTTATGATGCCTTTACCCATGACCCGGTAAAGGAAGACAGTGAGCGCATCTATATCCTTGCACAGGAATGCGGAAAAGAATAA
- the bglX gene encoding beta-glucosidase BglX, whose protein sequence is MTRQQLIQLLKDMPLQEKVNQMLQVAGNFYMDDTVITGPMKENGFTEENISQAGSVLGALGASKIKEIQRNYMEKHPHKIPLLFMLDIINGFRTIFPIPLGQGATFEPELSEKLAAAAAKEAAVSGLHVTFAPMVDLVRDARWGRVMESTGEDTYLNCLFSEAMVRGFQGDDLKAPYKIAACVKHFAGYGAPTAGRDYNTVELSEHTLREFYLPSYKAGIDAGAALVMTSFNTINGVPATGNKWLMRHILREEMGFDGVLISDWAAIEEIIYHGYCEDRKEAAVRAAEAGVDIDMMTGIYSEHLTTLIEEGILDETLIDEAVLRILELKNKLGLFENPYKDADETKEKEIILCEEHKALAREAARKSLVLLKNEGVLPLKKGQHLAFIGPYTDNRSMSGSWSFIGRPEDTLTLREAALEFLDSTEAAFHPGCSLLGNDIHLEGFTEQTGEPVSPVQQQKMLTEAIEAAKKADLVIMPLGEHYVQSGEATSNANIQIPEIQQTLFNKIYQVNQNIAVILFSGRPLDIRALSHKAKAILQVWMPGTEGAHAIMDVITGTFSPSGKLPMSFPYSVGQVPVHYNEYATGRPYTGADKDRFRSKYLDIPNAPLYPFGYGLSYTTFSISPIELDKSAMTKTETIQASITIKNEGSLPGTEVIQLYIHDRAATVVRPVKELKHFRKIHLQPGESQKVTFHITDQDLRFLTEHSRLESEPGTFDLYIGTDSTTTNQTRFTLLP, encoded by the coding sequence ATGACAAGACAACAATTAATCCAACTTTTAAAAGATATGCCGCTTCAGGAAAAAGTGAATCAGATGCTACAGGTGGCCGGCAATTTTTACATGGACGATACCGTCATCACAGGCCCTATGAAGGAGAACGGCTTCACAGAGGAGAACATCTCCCAGGCCGGTTCCGTTTTAGGTGCCCTCGGCGCATCAAAAATAAAAGAGATCCAGAGAAACTACATGGAAAAACATCCGCACAAAATCCCGCTGCTCTTCATGCTGGACATCATCAACGGCTTCCGCACCATATTCCCCATCCCTCTGGGACAGGGTGCCACCTTCGAGCCGGAGTTATCCGAAAAGTTAGCAGCCGCAGCAGCCAAAGAGGCTGCCGTCAGCGGCCTTCATGTGACTTTTGCCCCCATGGTGGATCTGGTAAGGGATGCCCGCTGGGGCAGAGTCATGGAATCCACCGGGGAGGATACCTATTTAAACTGCCTTTTCTCCGAGGCCATGGTCCGGGGTTTCCAGGGGGATGATCTGAAAGCCCCCTACAAAATAGCAGCCTGTGTGAAACACTTTGCAGGATACGGTGCCCCCACAGCAGGCCGCGATTACAACACCGTGGAGCTTTCCGAACACACCCTGCGTGAATTTTACCTTCCCTCCTACAAAGCCGGCATCGACGCAGGCGCAGCCCTGGTCATGACCTCCTTCAACACCATAAACGGAGTCCCGGCAACCGGAAATAAATGGCTCATGCGCCATATCCTGCGAGAGGAGATGGGCTTTGACGGAGTTCTCATATCCGACTGGGCTGCCATTGAGGAGATCATTTACCACGGCTACTGCGAAGACAGAAAAGAGGCAGCCGTAAGAGCAGCCGAGGCAGGCGTTGACATTGACATGATGACCGGCATCTACTCTGAGCATCTGACAACTCTCATAGAGGAGGGAATCCTGGATGAAACGCTGATAGACGAAGCAGTTCTCCGCATTCTGGAACTGAAAAACAAACTGGGCCTCTTTGAGAACCCATACAAAGACGCGGACGAGACCAAAGAAAAAGAGATCATCCTATGTGAAGAACACAAAGCCCTTGCCAGGGAAGCCGCCCGCAAATCCTTGGTCCTCCTGAAAAATGAAGGCGTGCTCCCACTGAAAAAAGGACAGCACCTTGCCTTCATCGGACCCTACACAGACAACCGCAGCATGTCAGGCTCCTGGTCCTTCATCGGCCGCCCAGAAGACACCCTGACCCTCCGGGAAGCTGCCCTGGAATTCCTTGACAGCACAGAAGCCGCCTTCCATCCGGGCTGTTCCCTCCTTGGAAACGACATCCACCTGGAAGGTTTCACAGAGCAGACCGGGGAACCCGTTTCCCCCGTTCAGCAGCAGAAAATGCTCACAGAGGCCATAGAAGCCGCCAAAAAAGCAGATCTTGTCATCATGCCCTTAGGCGAGCACTACGTCCAGTCCGGCGAGGCCACCAGCAACGCCAACATACAGATACCAGAGATCCAGCAGACCCTCTTCAACAAAATTTACCAGGTAAACCAGAACATTGCAGTCATCCTCTTCTCCGGAAGACCCCTGGACATCAGAGCGCTTTCCCATAAAGCCAAAGCCATCCTTCAGGTCTGGATGCCCGGAACCGAAGGCGCCCACGCGATCATGGACGTCATCACAGGCACCTTCAGCCCCAGCGGTAAACTCCCCATGAGTTTCCCCTACAGTGTCGGCCAGGTCCCTGTCCACTACAACGAATACGCCACCGGCCGTCCCTATACCGGAGCAGACAAAGACCGCTTCCGCTCCAAATACCTGGACATCCCCAATGCTCCCCTATATCCCTTCGGATACGGCCTGAGCTACACCACCTTTTCCATCTCCCCCATAGAGCTGGACAAGTCCGCAATGACCAAAACCGAAACCATCCAGGCCTCCATAACCATAAAAAACGAAGGCTCCTTACCCGGAACCGAAGTCATCCAGCTCTACATCCACGACCGGGCCGCCACCGTCGTCCGCCCCGTCAAAGAGCTGAAACACTTCCGCAAGATCCACCTCCAGCCCGGTGAATCCCAAAAAGTAACCTTCCATATCACCGACCAGGACCTCCGGTTCCTCACCGAACACTCCCGCCTGGAAAGCGAACCCGGCACTTTCGACCTCTACATAGGCACCGACAGCACCACCACCAACCAAACCCGGTTCACCCTCTTACCCTAA
- a CDS encoding response regulator transcription factor, with translation MNLLLVDDEEYVIESIKKNVDWDLLDVEQIYTASSMQQAQTVMGLMPIHVIVSDIVMPKGSGFDFMEWVRREAWEVQAIFLTSYAEFDFARRAIALDSVDYLLKPIDFTKLTAAIQKASDRVKAARNYQVYRQESRIWEQNREILLKNFWSELLLGRLKQAVIEEEIQKRHLDYKPEDRFLAVLWHLSGRGGREKREHWDENILLFIIKNILGELADAYQVALETVVPCGKDSYTVICRGAVRNLERLSEEGVFSSFRNLLGERMQMDIWCGAGSSVEISVLDDCLVQLQDMRDNSLTVWDKVLYLSDFRQPCISYQNKQRAVWEALLAEQKPEALLGSMRQYLTELAGRELVTRDILKSFRMDITQITYTWLAAREIKAHLLFAGSENEQYYQEALESVEGAMQFASHLVTRAVEYTKYINKSESVADQLKEYIDTHYQEDIRRETLAELVYLNVDYMSRIFKKEAGISISAYLMQKRVEAAKKMLTQSSLPINTVSIYVGYSNFSYFTKMFRENTGYSPLEYRRKFIKKQ, from the coding sequence ATGAATCTGTTATTGGTTGACGATGAGGAATATGTGATAGAGAGTATTAAGAAAAATGTGGACTGGGACCTGCTGGATGTGGAGCAGATTTATACGGCGTCCTCCATGCAGCAGGCCCAGACGGTCATGGGACTCATGCCCATCCATGTGATCGTGAGCGATATTGTCATGCCCAAAGGCAGCGGCTTCGATTTTATGGAGTGGGTGCGCAGGGAAGCCTGGGAGGTGCAGGCCATATTTCTCACCAGCTATGCCGAGTTTGATTTCGCACGCCGTGCCATTGCCCTGGACAGTGTGGATTACCTGCTGAAACCCATAGACTTTACAAAACTCACCGCGGCCATTCAGAAGGCATCCGACAGGGTAAAGGCGGCCCGGAATTATCAGGTTTACCGCCAGGAGAGCAGAATCTGGGAACAGAACAGGGAAATCCTTCTGAAAAATTTCTGGTCTGAGCTGCTCTTGGGCAGGCTAAAACAAGCCGTCATAGAGGAGGAAATCCAAAAAAGACATCTGGACTATAAGCCGGAGGACAGGTTTCTGGCTGTGCTCTGGCATTTGTCCGGCAGAGGAGGAAGAGAGAAAAGGGAGCACTGGGATGAAAACATTCTTTTATTTATCATAAAAAATATTCTGGGGGAGCTGGCAGACGCTTATCAGGTGGCTTTGGAAACGGTAGTTCCTTGTGGGAAGGACAGCTATACGGTTATCTGCCGGGGCGCGGTCCGGAATCTGGAAAGACTCAGCGAGGAAGGTGTATTTTCCTCTTTTCGGAATCTGCTGGGGGAACGCATGCAGATGGATATCTGGTGCGGAGCCGGCAGCAGCGTGGAGATCAGTGTTCTGGATGACTGCCTCGTCCAGTTACAGGATATGCGGGACAACAGTCTGACGGTGTGGGATAAAGTCCTGTATCTGTCCGATTTCCGGCAGCCCTGTATTTCTTATCAGAATAAACAGCGCGCAGTGTGGGAGGCCCTTCTCGCCGAACAGAAACCGGAAGCGCTGCTAGGCAGTATGCGGCAATACCTGACAGAGCTTGCAGGGCGCGAGCTGGTCACACGTGACATATTAAAAAGCTTCCGCATGGACATTACCCAGATAACCTACACCTGGCTTGCCGCCAGGGAGATCAAGGCCCATCTGCTCTTTGCCGGAAGTGAGAACGAACAATATTACCAGGAGGCCCTGGAGAGTGTGGAAGGTGCCATGCAGTTTGCCTCCCACCTGGTGACCAGGGCTGTGGAATACACAAAATACATCAACAAAAGCGAATCCGTGGCAGACCAGCTAAAAGAATACATAGACACACACTACCAGGAGGATATCAGAAGGGAGACCTTAGCTGAACTCGTATATCTGAATGTGGACTATATGTCCAGAATCTTTAAAAAAGAGGCAGGCATATCCATCAGCGCCTACCTGATGCAGAAACGGGTGGAGGCGGCGAAAAAGATGCTGACCCAGAGCAGCCTGCCCATCAACACGGTTTCCATCTATGTGGGATACAGCAATTTCTCCTATTTCACAAAAATGTTCCGGGAGAACACAGGATACTCACCCCTGGAATACCGCAGAAAATTTATAAAGAAGCAATAA